The DNA region GTTTGAGGAAGACGGCGTGCTCAATGCTGAAACCGGTCGCGCCTTCCGCGAGGCCATTCTGGCGCGTGGCGGTTCACAGGCGCCGATGGTGCTGTTCGTCGATTTCCGCGGACGCGAGCCGTCGATTGACGCATTGTTGCGTCACAGTGGCTTGAGTGAGGATGCGGCAGCATGACCGATACACCGGTAATCATTACCAAGAAGCGCTTCATCGCCGGGGCTGTCTGCCCGGCGTGCAGCGAGCCTGACAAGTTGATGATGTGGAGCGAAGACGACGTGCCGCACCGCGAATGCGTGGGCTGTGGTTATAGCGATACGCTCAACGCCCAGGGTATTTCGATTCCGAAGGAGCTGGGCACGCGGGTCAACAAGGCGGCGGTCAAACCGGCCGATCCGAAGGTGCAGGGCGTGCAGTTTTTTCCGAATCCCAAGCTGAAGAAGCCGGTTGATCTGGACTGATGGGTCGGTGTTTCAAATAAAAAGGTTCGCGTGTTAGCGGACCTTTTTTATTGCTGCGGGCTGTCGGCGCAATCAACGCACGATTACCAGCCCGCCAATTCAGCCACCTTCGTCCTGAACGCCAGCGCCAGAAGAGTCAGCACTTCCTCATCCCTTCCCAGTTCACCGCGAATCTTGTACGTGCCATCCGAATGCAGCCTTACCCAGGCATGCGCTTGTAAATCTTCGTCCTCATAAAACTCAATGGCTATCTCTGGGTGGTCATGTTCATCACTATCTTCAGCCCACAACCGAATCTCATACTTAGCCATCCCCCACCCCGTTCTCAGGTAAATGCGCCAGTACCCGGTAGCCGAGTTGGCGTATTCCTACACTAGGCATGAAGTAAAAAAGCGTCTACTGACAGAAATGGCAGGTGGTTGTTTATACAGGGTTTTGAATACATCCGGAGGGTGCGCGGCAATGGCGCACCGGTGATACCGGGCAAGCGAGCGACGTCGCTTGCCCGGTCAATGCAATGGCCTCAGTCGGTCGCCTGAACCCTGCGTCTCTCCGCCAGCAGGCTGCGCCCGTACAGCACTGCAATGGCGAGCAGGGCGATGGCCTGCGCACTAAGCGAGTACAGGTCGGCATGAATACCCAGCCAGTCGAACTCGAAGAACGGCACCGGCCGGGTGCCGAATATGCCTGCTTCTTGCAGCGCCTTGACGCCATGCCCGGCAAAGACCACCGACAGCGCGCAGAGCAGCGCGGCGTTGATGCCGAAGAACATCGACAGCGGCAGCTTCGCCGAGCCGCGCAGGATCACCCATGCCAGCCCGACCAGCAGCACCAGCGCGGTGGCGCCACCCGCCAGCACGGCGTCATGGCCGGCCGGACCGGCCTGCAACCACAGGGTTTCGTAGAACAGGATCACTTCGAACAGCTCGCGATACACCGAGAAGAACGCCAGTACCGCGAACCCGAATCGGCCGCCCCCGCCGACCAGGCTGCTCTTGACGTAATCCTGCCAGGCGGCAGCGTGGCGACGGTCATGCATCCACACGCCGAGCCAGAGCACCATCACGCTGGCGAACAGGGCCGTGGCGCCCTCCAGCAATTCACGCTGCGCGCCGCTGACATCGATCACGTAAGCCGCCAGTGCCCAGG from Pseudomonas syringae includes:
- a CDS encoding YheV family putative zinc ribbon protein; translated protein: MTDTPVIITKKRFIAGAVCPACSEPDKLMMWSEDDVPHRECVGCGYSDTLNAQGISIPKELGTRVNKAAVKPADPKVQGVQFFPNPKLKKPVDLD